The Cydia pomonella isolate Wapato2018A chromosome 20, ilCydPomo1, whole genome shotgun sequence genome contains a region encoding:
- the LOC133528746 gene encoding centromere protein J, whose product MGFLLLVFSCCIKCAIKTTLAMNQSYSESDVSLSPTQILERLHLLRQLQLLQQDKLLKQRQLYQESPRNSSITEIVSQFSASTSFNTFRSLLGSSESSTDATPRLHSSKSQLNQQDLVEGVAVLNLSQESEFIITSPVSSRSKASNASQAPTKSGTRAGAQSIAAKKQISLDDMPVLTPKKDFEALIIEKLKNELDAPKPKIIEKENLPSKSKKPFLKKGEGMSRFGLHKNKPVIQSTYALPWKQASNAKNVPVKAKASENSKRKNVDVQIVVSKPKPEPKKKPAVNDKVLQPEEVCNKQPNIKVTQDSKQGNSKQSTTAVDSSNCELHGPKPLSPPKQREIIIQLPKGKHPLLSNKGKTWAAVLTKEQDDLLRQLKQSDYYKNFTSPAKSILSDISCDETLMKLRQEREMAEQNMFELLENKVDHESFNLNNSFMNRFLQGSNLECSGESTPVIMQRCLASNPKLMTLCPDVHQTRNVNSQSDIDCNSEYTEYCSEACSSACSCSCNNTIEESNNLHDISKSNKKQIVQHNKTNKTTKEVDKQAEVKQCHNDKEIDSMKENMAEMNAKLVATSELLKDRLRELEDEIETFRKENANLTKMREDIDMEKQKFYEEKSTFEQKFNEEKILSEYYLAEEKEKLTKQKQIYERQVREMRGRLNKKDKDEVATLKKEINDLKEEMRLKDAKYTTVAARLRNQLKMIEREKKDLQEEVEKLKKENRRIQHSNDITRRMTKIKYLEQINKKLCNAKSAQRQVVPDDDIKYKTFEIERKSRSRVQPAAKNPLRARAKSVPNLNVTSRYAKYFSQRDVVSPTERNQTLNIERYHSDYVDDGRYDHESESLEDAESASGRDATDNEDDNSLEKIYMQRFQEHSKDVEPVDKQRSICSSSNHSFEKTNLNQKTDDFFIHRSNSASIRESKSPKQISPCNHPSGSSSNRSKSPVSILSHRSTGKSPVTVINHEPDYLPSTSRSNHSHGRSTSPISSVSNHTYSCSSQRIPTVINREYLDNRSFPAPPLSKSSITKTELTPTEIRKSDGSKELRFPNGNVKYLSADGKYSKFVYYNGDVKENFYNEGRIKYYYAETKTLHTTHPDGLEVLEFPDGQVEKRYKDGSSEIRLPNGTVRYFDPKNPHVREEWRFPDGATLTASASGERRVLFPNGQVEVHTKDHKRREFPDGTVKLVYNDGTAETRYASGRVRIKDKHGNLIMDSVPS is encoded by the exons atggGATTTTTGTTATTAGTGTTTAGCTGTTGTATAAAATGTGCTATTAAAACAACGCTTGCAATGAACCAATCGTATTCTGAGAGCGACGTGTCGCTGTCCCCCACACAAATATTGGAGCGACTACATCTGTTGCGCCAGCTTCAGTTGCTGCAACAAGACAAACTTCTTAAACAACGCCAATTGTATCAAGAGTCGCCGCGGAACTCCAGCATCACGGAGATCGTCAGTCAGTTTAGTGCAAGTACGAGCTTTAACACATTCCGGAGCCTGCTTGGAAGTTCCGAATCTTCAACTGACGCCACCCCGCGACTCCACTCAAGTAAATCGCAATTAAATCAACAGGACTTAGTAGAAGGCGTGGCTGTCCTTAACCTATCCCAAGAGTCGGAATTCATTATTACTTCTCCTGTCTCTAGCAGAAGCAAAGCTTCAAATGCATCTCAAGCACCAACCAAGTCTGGTACAAGAGCAGGGGCTCAGTCTATAGCTGCTAAGAAACAAATATCTCTTGATGATATGCCAGTACTGACTCCTAAGAAAGACTTTGAAGCCTTAATAATcgaaaaacttaaaaatgagTTGGATGCACCTAAACCCAAAATCATAGAAAAGGAAAATTTGCCAAGTAAAAGCAAAAAGCCATTTCTCAAGAAAGGGGAAGGTATGTCCCGATTTGGGCTGCATAAAAACAAACCTGTAATACAAAGTACATATGCTTTGCCTTGGAAGCAAGCttctaatgctaaaaatgtACCTGTGAAAGCTAAAGCATCTGAAAATTCTAAAAGGAAAAATGTAGATGTTCAAATTGTAGTTTCTAAGCCAAAACCTGAACCTAAAAAGAAACCTGCTGTTAATGACAAAGTGCTTCAGCCAGAAGAAGTATGTAACAAACAACCCAATATTAAAGTCACTCAAGATTCAAAGCAAGGGAACAGTAAACAATCAACTACTGCAGTTGATTCTAGTAATTGTGAACTGCATGGTCCAAAACCACTCTCACCACCAAAACAAAgagaaataataatacaactaCCTAAAGGAAAACATCCTTTACTGTCAAATAAGGGTAAAACCTGGGCGGCAGTCCTGACAAAGGAACAGGATGATTTGCTTCGGCAACTCAAGCAAAGTGACTATTATAAAAATTTTACTTCTCCTGCCAAAAGCATTCTCTCAGATATCAGCTGTGATGAAACACTTATGAAACTGAGACAGGAGAGGGAAATGGCAGAGCAAAATATGTTTGAATTGCTTGAAAACAAAGTAGATCATGAAAGCTTCAACTTGAACAATTCATTTATGAATAGATTTTTACAAGGTAGTAATTTAGAATGTTCAGGAGAAAGTACTCCTGTGATTATGCAGAGATGTCTAGCCAGCAATCCTAAACTGATGACCTTATGCCCTGATGTACACCAGACTAGAAATGTGAACAGTCAGAGTGATATTGACTGCAACAGTGAATACACAGAGTATTGCAGTGAAGCATGCTCTTCTGCATGCAGCTGTTCTTGTAATAACACTATAGAAGAATCCAACAACCTCCATGATATCtctaaaagtaataaaaagcagattgtccaacataataaaacaaacaaaacaacaaaagaGGTTGATAAACAAGCAGAAGTCAAACAATGTCATAATGACAAAGAAATTGACAGCATGAAAGAAAACATGGCAGAAATGAATGCTAAATTAGTTGCTACAAGTGAACTGCTAAAAGATAGACTCCGTGAATTAGAGGATGAAATTGAAACATTTAGAAAAGAAAATGCAAACTTGACTAAAATGAGAGAAGATATTGATATGGAGAAGCAAAAATTTTATGAAGAAAAATCTACCTTTGAACAGAAGTTCAATGAGGAGAAAATTCTATCAGAATATTATTTAGCTGAGGAAAAAGAGAAATTGACAAAGCAAAAACAAATCTATGAAAGACAAGTGAGGGAGATGAGAGGTCGCctcaataaaaaagataaagatGAAGTTGCTACCCTgaagaaagaaataaatgaCCTGAAGGAAGAAATGAGACTTAAAGATGCTAAATACACCACTGTTGCGGCAAGGCTTCGCAATCAATTGAAAATGATAGAAAGAGAGAAAAAAGATTTGCAGGAAGAAGTAGAAAAGTTGAAAAAGGAGAATCGCAGGATCCAACACAGCAATGACATTACCAGGCGAAtgactaaaattaaatatttggaaCAAATCAACAAGAAGTTGTGCAATGCAAAGAGTGCTCAGAGGCAAGTAGTGCCTGACgatgatataaaatataaaacatttgaAATAGAGAGGAAAAGTAGAAGTAGGGTGCAGCCCGCAGCAAAGAACCCACTTAGAGCCAGAGCTAAGAGTGTGCCCAATCTTAATGTAACTTCTCGATATGCAAAGTATTTTAGCCAGAGGGATGTAGTGAGTCCAACTGAAAGAAATCAAACTTTAAATATAGAAAGATATCACTCTGATTACGTTGATGATGGGCGCTATGATCATGAAAGTGAAAGTTTAGAAGATGCAGAATCTGCTAGTGGGAGAGATGCAACAGATAATGAAGATGACAATAGTTTAGAGAAAATTTACATGCAAAGATTTCAAGAACATTCAAAAGATGTTGAACCAGTTGACAAACAAAGATCTATCTGTTCAAGTTCCAACCACAGTTTTGAAAAAACTAATCTAAACCAAAAAACAGATGacttttttattcatagatCTAATTCAGCTTCAATAAGAGAATCCAAGTCTCCAAAGCAGATATCACCTTGCAATCACCCAAGTGGATCCAGTTCTAATAGATCCAAGTCACCAGTGTCTATATTAAGTCACAGGTCAACTGGCAAATCACCAGTTACTGTAATTAACCATGAACCTGATTACTTACCAAGTACCAGCAGATCTAATCACTCTCACGGCAGATCTACGTCACCTATATCTTCTGTAAGCAACCACACATATAGCTGTAGCAGCCAAAGAATACCCACTGTCATAAACCGAGAATATTTAGACAACAGATCATTCCCTGCGCCACCTCTAAGCAAAAGCAGTATCACAAAAACAGAACTTACCCCTACTGAAATAAGGAAGTCAGATGGTTCCAAAGAACTTAGATTTCCAAACGGTAATGTGAAGTATTTGTCGGCAGACGGCAAATACAGCAAGTTTGTGTACTACAATGGGGATGTGAAAGAAAACTTTTACAATGAAGGGAGGATAAAGTATTATTATGCTGAAACAAAGACCCTTCATACAACTCATCCTGATGGATTGGAAGTTTTGGAGTTTCCTGA TGGCCAAGTAGAGAAACGTTACAAAGACGGCTCGTCCGAGATCCGTCTGCCGAACGGCACCGTCCGCTACTTCGACCCCAAGAACCCGCACGTCCGCGAGGAGTGGCGCTTCCCCGACGGCGCCACGCTCACCGCCTCGGCGTCGGGCGAGCGCCGCGTGCTCTTCCCCAACGGCCAGGTGGAGGTGCATACTAAGGACCATAAG CGCCGCGAGTTCCCCGATGGCACGGTGAAGCTGGTGTACAACGACGGCACAGCAGAAACGCGCTATGCATCAGGCCGGGTTCGCATCAAAGACAAACACGGGAATCTCATCATGGACTCTGTGCCGAGCTGA